CGCCAGGATGTTGAGCGCCATCAGGGTGGTGATACCCTGGCCGTTGGGTGGGATCTCGAACACTTCGTAGCCGCGGTAGCTGCCGCTGATTGGCTCAACCCATTCGGATTCGTGCTTGGCGAAATCTTCGAGGCTGAACAAGCCGTCATGGACATCGCTGAAGCGCACGATTTCGGCGGCAATTTCACCCTGGTAAAAACCATCCCGACCCTGGCTGGCGATGGTGCGCAAGCTGCGTCCAAGGTCGGGCTGTCGATGAATCGTGCCGGCAGCGGGGGCCTTGCCGTCAACCAGGTAAGCGGCGCTGGCTTCGGGCGTCGCGGCAAGCAATTCCTCGTTGCTTCCCCAGGGGTGTTTGTCGCTTTTCCAGCCGTGAGCGATGACCGGTGTGACCGCGTACCCCTGTTCGGCATAGTGGATCGCGGGCTGCAGCAGGCTTGCAAAATCGAGCTTGCCGAGTTTCCGGTTGGCCTGGTACCAGGCATCGATGGCACCGGGTACGGTGACCGATAGGATGCCCTGTACTGGCATGGTATCGAAACCGCGATCACGAATCGTTGCCGCGGTGGCGGCAGCCGGGGCCCGGCCACTGCCGTTAAGTGCATGGAGTTTGCCGGATGCAGCTTCGTGGTAAAGGATGAAGCAATCGCCGCCGATGCCGGACGAATAAGACTCGACCACCGACAGCACCGCACTCGCTGCGATCGCGGCATCGAGCGCATTGCCGCCATCGCGCGTGACCTGCAGTGCGGTTTCGGTCGCCATCGGCTGGCTGGTGGCGGCCATGGCCTCGGTTGACATAGCGACCGAACGGCCTGGGAGCTGAATGTTACGCATCGGTAATACCTAAAAAATATCGCGCGGCATAGTATAACCGCTTATTTATGCAAAGGCCGCCTCTCGTTGGGGAAAACTTCACGTCTGGTGTACAAAGAAAGGAGGCAATAAAGGGGACGCAGGGGTTATTTTTTAATCCCTACGCCCCTTTTATTTGAATAACTTTCACTGATTACTTGTCGTCGATTAGGAGGTAGACTAGGCAGCAAACCAGCTATTCTGTCAAACCATGTCGGAGAACGATCTCGTAGTTGCCATTGTGATGGCAGACATCAGCGGCAGCAGCGCGCTGTACGATGAAGTTGGGGATACCGATGCGCTGCGCCTGGTCGGCATCTGCCTCGATAACCTGGCGGCCATCGTCGAGCGGGAAGGTGGCACCAGCATCCGATCTAAAGGCGATGACGTGCTGGCCATCTTTGACGATGCCTCCG
This genomic stretch from Gammaproteobacteria bacterium harbors:
- the ggt gene encoding gamma-glutamyltransferase encodes the protein MRNIQLPGRSVAMSTEAMAATSQPMATETALQVTRDGGNALDAAIAASAVLSVVESYSSGIGGDCFILYHEAASGKLHALNGSGRAPAAATAATIRDRGFDTMPVQGILSVTVPGAIDAWYQANRKLGKLDFASLLQPAIHYAEQGYAVTPVIAHGWKSDKHPWGSNEELLAATPEASAAYLVDGKAPAAGTIHRQPDLGRSLRTIASQGRDGFYQGEIAAEIVRFSDVHDGLFSLEDFAKHESEWVEPISGSYRGYEVFEIPPNGQGITTLMALNILAQTDVSMLPHLGADHIQLLSEAFALAMAERDRFIGDPVFNELPVAQLLADEFAQAQYARINLGKAFPHPIESALPNHRDTVYLTVVDKDRNACSFINSVFSSWGSGLVAGSTGINLQNRGSAFSLEEGHFNQIEPGKRPMHTIIPAMVYREGKPVLSFGVMGGQYQAMGQTYVLSNWIDYGMDIQQALDAARFFLYAGVLEVETGVPETTRAELTARGHNVVPARSPWGGGQAIVIDWENGVLHGGSEPRKDGHAAGY